Proteins from a genomic interval of Paenibacillus sp. FSL R5-0623:
- a CDS encoding C40 family peptidase codes for MKKLIISIFGAAVLFTSGATSTEASSINSVVNNMTGIPYKWGGTTVAGFDCSGFMRYLFNKYSIELPRTSQQQAKAGTPVSKSNVRTGDLVFFNTTGKGISHTGVYIGGGQFAHASSSKGVSITKLSNPYFNDRYVTARRVTGQFMYDKMLGKM; via the coding sequence TTGAAAAAACTGATTATCTCCATTTTTGGAGCAGCTGTATTATTTACATCCGGGGCAACAAGCACAGAGGCAAGCAGTATCAACTCCGTAGTGAACAACATGACAGGTATTCCTTACAAATGGGGTGGCACAACTGTAGCCGGCTTCGACTGTTCTGGTTTTATGAGATATCTTTTCAACAAATACAGCATTGAATTACCACGTACTTCGCAGCAGCAAGCCAAAGCAGGTACTCCCGTATCTAAGAGCAATGTTCGGACAGGTGATCTGGTGTTCTTTAATACAACAGGCAAAGGCATTTCACATACAGGTGTATATATCGGCGGCGGACAATTCGCTCATGCCTCCAGCAGTAAAGGTGTAAGCATCACGAAGTTATCGAATCCATACTTCAATGATCGTTACGTAACAGCACGTCGGGTAACTGGACAGTTTATGTATGATAAAATGTTAGGTAAAATGTGA
- the pelA gene encoding pectate lyase — translation MLHLKAKKIITFVLACTMVFSAVGMAVLPVGTVSAADASGTTASISDILKSQLPDGGWRKDYKQTSGEWAKSTIDNKATYSEIRRLAKEFKKTNDPRYSTAAIKGINFLINMQYSNGGWPQVYQSSGYHKHITYNDDAMINVMIMLDEVAARKGDFSFIDSTLANRSKNSVAKGVEAILNTQVVSGGKLTAWGQQHDSSSLKPASARIYEVPSLTAGESVTIVKFLKTRPATAKITASIKGAEAWFNKVKITGYKYERANGDSKIIADSKAAPIWARFYEVGTDKPIFIGRDGVVKYKLSDIDKERRGGYAWYGNWPSKL, via the coding sequence GTGTTACATTTGAAAGCGAAGAAAATAATTACTTTTGTCCTGGCATGTACGATGGTGTTCTCAGCAGTTGGAATGGCAGTTCTTCCTGTAGGGACGGTATCTGCTGCGGATGCATCGGGTACTACAGCGAGTATTTCTGATATTTTGAAGAGCCAGCTGCCGGATGGGGGTTGGAGAAAAGATTATAAACAGACAAGTGGAGAGTGGGCGAAGTCCACGATCGACAACAAGGCTACATACTCAGAAATTAGAAGATTGGCGAAGGAATTTAAAAAGACGAATGATCCGCGTTACTCCACAGCTGCAATCAAAGGAATTAACTTTTTGATCAACATGCAGTATTCAAACGGCGGATGGCCACAAGTTTACCAAAGCTCCGGATATCACAAGCACATCACTTACAATGATGATGCCATGATTAATGTAATGATCATGTTGGATGAAGTAGCGGCACGTAAAGGTGATTTCTCGTTTATCGACAGCACTCTTGCTAACCGCAGTAAAAACTCAGTTGCCAAAGGTGTGGAGGCAATTCTGAATACACAGGTTGTTTCAGGCGGTAAGCTGACAGCATGGGGACAACAACATGATTCCAGTTCTCTTAAACCGGCAAGCGCAAGAATCTATGAAGTACCATCACTGACGGCTGGAGAGAGTGTAACGATTGTTAAATTCCTGAAAACCAGACCTGCTACCGCTAAAATTACGGCATCCATTAAGGGAGCTGAGGCATGGTTTAACAAAGTGAAGATTACGGGTTACAAGTATGAAAGAGCAAACGGAGACAGCAAAATTATCGCTGATTCCAAAGCTGCACCGATCTGGGCTCGTTTCTACGAAGTGGGAACGGATAAACCGATCTTTATTGGTCGTGACGGGGTCGTTAAATACAAACTAAGTGATATTGATAAAGAAAGAAGAGGCGGTTATGCATGGTATGGCAACTGGCCTTCCAAGCTGTAA
- a CDS encoding carbohydrate-binding protein, with product MKFKLKKTINVLLACLTALPLMLTPTNVSAASDANINLSSEKQLIKGFGGINLPAWIGDLTPAQRETAFGNDQNQLGFSILRIYVDPDSNNWYREVATAKRAIEKGAIVFASPWNPPSSMVETFNRNGDTNAKRLKYDKYAAYAQHLNDFVTYMKNNGVDLYSISVQNEPDYAHDWTWWTPQEILRFMKENAGSIQGTKVMAPESFQYLKNISDPILNDPQALANMDILGAHTYGTQISNFAYPLFKQKGAGKELWMTEVYVPNSDNNSADRWPEALDVSYHMHNAMVEGDFQAYVWWYIRRQYGPMKEDGTISKRGYNMAHFSKFVRPGYLRVDATKNPDTNTFVSAYKGDNKVVVVAINRGTSATSQKFVLQNGNASTVSSWITDSSRNLASGTPLTVSNGAFTAQLPPQSVTTFVANVTGGNNGGNTGSGTTYEAETGTSLTEAAIETIYPGYTGSGYVNFNAMTGSAIQWNSINNTTTSTKNVKFRYALESGTRNLDIFVNGTKVISNEPFPATGSWSTWVEKTIQVPMNTGTNTLKVVTTGSEGPNIDSINVTAAQ from the coding sequence GTGAAATTCAAACTAAAAAAGACGATTAATGTTCTTTTGGCCTGTTTAACAGCCCTGCCTTTGATGTTAACCCCGACAAATGTGTCAGCAGCCAGCGATGCAAACATTAATTTGTCCTCGGAAAAACAGCTGATCAAGGGCTTTGGGGGCATTAACCTTCCTGCCTGGATTGGTGATCTGACTCCCGCTCAACGTGAAACTGCTTTTGGTAACGATCAGAATCAGTTAGGCTTCTCAATTCTCAGGATTTACGTCGATCCAGATTCTAATAACTGGTACCGTGAAGTTGCCACAGCCAAACGGGCTATCGAAAAGGGTGCTATCGTATTCGCATCCCCATGGAATCCTCCGAGCAGCATGGTTGAAACATTCAACCGCAATGGGGACACCAATGCCAAACGCCTGAAATACGACAAATATGCCGCCTATGCGCAACATCTGAACGACTTTGTAACCTACATGAAAAATAACGGCGTAGATTTATATTCCATTTCTGTGCAGAATGAACCGGATTATGCTCATGACTGGACCTGGTGGACTCCACAAGAGATCCTTCGATTCATGAAAGAAAATGCCGGGTCCATTCAAGGTACCAAAGTCATGGCGCCTGAATCCTTCCAGTACTTAAAGAACATATCCGACCCAATCCTGAATGATCCGCAGGCGCTTGCCAACATGGACATTCTGGGAGCGCATACGTATGGAACACAGATTTCGAATTTTGCCTACCCTCTCTTTAAACAAAAAGGAGCCGGTAAAGAACTGTGGATGACTGAGGTGTATGTTCCGAATAGTGACAACAACTCAGCAGATCGCTGGCCTGAAGCACTAGACGTTTCCTATCACATGCACAATGCCATGGTAGAAGGTGATTTCCAGGCCTATGTGTGGTGGTACATCCGCAGACAGTATGGTCCGATGAAAGAGGACGGTACCATAAGCAAACGCGGGTATAATATGGCTCATTTCTCTAAATTCGTGCGTCCAGGCTACCTGCGAGTCGATGCAACGAAAAATCCGGATACGAACACATTTGTCTCAGCCTACAAAGGTGATAACAAAGTCGTCGTTGTGGCAATTAACCGTGGAACTTCAGCCACAAGCCAAAAATTCGTTCTGCAGAATGGTAATGCCTCCACTGTGTCCTCATGGATTACGGACAGCAGTCGAAACCTGGCAAGCGGAACCCCGCTTACCGTATCCAATGGAGCCTTCACGGCACAGCTCCCGCCTCAGAGCGTAACAACGTTTGTTGCCAACGTTACTGGCGGAAATAACGGCGGGAATACAGGCAGTGGCACTACGTATGAAGCCGAGACCGGAACGTCACTTACGGAAGCTGCCATTGAAACAATCTACCCCGGTTACACTGGCTCCGGGTATGTTAACTTCAATGCGATGACTGGTTCGGCCATTCAATGGAACAGCATTAATAACACTACAACAAGTACCAAAAACGTAAAGTTTCGTTATGCGCTGGAAAGCGGCACTCGGAACCTCGACATTTTTGTGAACGGAACCAAAGTCATCAGCAACGAGCCCTTTCCAGCTACGGGAAGCTGGTCCACTTGGGTTGAAAAAACAATACAGGTCCCCATGAACACGGGGACCAATACATTGAAAGTGGTCACCACTGGATCGGAAGGACCGAATATTGACAGCATTAATGTTACCGCAGCGCAATAA
- a CDS encoding divergent polysaccharide deacetylase family protein, producing MMKEQRKNYRFIAGIMAFLIVFYAGISAGGPTAAASESPSNDKRLAIIIDDVGNDMRGTAEILAMPVKLTVAVMPFLPTTKKDAIAAHEKGMDVIVHMPMEPKKGRPEWLGPGAITSSLTDEEVRSRVEKAIDDVPHAIGMNNHMGSKITSDKRIMSIVLDVCKERGLFFVDSRTNFRSVVGELAVSKNMPPVGNDIFLDDQNSKQHIRKQLDLAAQRAIDKNICVVIGHVGHSGMNTSAVIRESVSRLQDQVQFVGIGDLVRDVWQWHSAPTLPTDNK from the coding sequence ATGATGAAGGAACAGAGAAAGAATTATCGATTCATTGCAGGTATCATGGCATTTTTGATTGTGTTTTACGCAGGCATATCGGCAGGAGGGCCTACAGCGGCAGCTTCAGAGTCCCCATCGAATGACAAACGGTTAGCGATTATCATCGATGATGTTGGTAATGACATGAGGGGTACGGCAGAGATCCTGGCGATGCCAGTTAAACTAACGGTAGCGGTCATGCCTTTTTTGCCAACAACGAAGAAAGATGCGATAGCTGCACATGAAAAGGGGATGGATGTGATTGTGCATATGCCCATGGAACCCAAGAAAGGACGACCTGAATGGCTGGGCCCGGGTGCAATCACATCCAGTCTAACAGATGAAGAAGTCCGCTCACGCGTGGAGAAAGCGATTGATGATGTGCCCCACGCCATTGGCATGAACAATCATATGGGTTCCAAAATTACTTCGGACAAACGCATCATGTCCATTGTGCTCGATGTATGCAAGGAGCGGGGCCTCTTCTTTGTAGACAGCCGTACGAACTTTCGCTCCGTGGTGGGGGAACTGGCCGTATCCAAAAATATGCCACCTGTAGGTAATGACATTTTCTTGGATGATCAAAATTCTAAGCAACACATTCGCAAACAACTGGATCTGGCTGCTCAGCGTGCGATCGATAAGAATATCTGTGTTGTCATTGGTCATGTCGGTCATTCGGGGATGAACACATCCGCAGTCATTCGTGAATCCGTCTCCCGTCTGCAAGATCAGGTTCAATTTGTAGGGATCGGTGATCTGGTTCGAGATGTGTGGCAATGGCATTCTGCTCCTACACTACCGACAGATAATAAATAA
- a CDS encoding N-acetylmuramoyl-L-alanine amidase, whose amino-acid sequence MYKLLTASVALLISFHCLLMLPHVAYGKAAPSQNSPSMLPVTDGDAYRSSHHAFAAPVILLDVGHGGIDGGTSAQGVLEKDINLAISQKVYLLLRSKGYAVIINRLGDYALSDENRWLNSRSRHTRDLAQRKSLSEEVSTDIVVSIHANWSPRSNVHGPVVLHQKEGRSYLLAQSIQDAMNKLYGTEHRVVWGKPFYLLNYVKQPAVIVETGFLSNTTDRVRMSDPAEQKRIAQSIANGIIYYLSVV is encoded by the coding sequence ATGTATAAGTTGCTGACCGCTTCGGTAGCCTTGCTAATCAGCTTCCATTGCCTTCTCATGCTGCCCCATGTGGCTTATGGAAAAGCAGCCCCGTCCCAGAACAGTCCATCCATGCTGCCAGTGACCGATGGAGATGCATATCGCTCAAGTCATCATGCCTTTGCAGCACCAGTTATCCTGCTCGATGTAGGCCATGGCGGTATTGACGGTGGTACGTCAGCCCAAGGTGTGTTGGAAAAAGATATCAACCTGGCCATTAGCCAAAAGGTCTATCTGCTGCTTCGCAGCAAAGGTTATGCCGTTATCATCAATCGACTTGGTGATTATGCACTTAGTGATGAGAACCGCTGGCTGAACAGCCGCTCACGTCATACCAGAGATCTTGCCCAACGTAAAAGCCTTAGCGAAGAAGTAAGTACAGATATCGTGGTCAGCATTCATGCGAACTGGAGTCCCCGATCGAATGTACACGGCCCGGTGGTACTACACCAGAAGGAAGGCAGGAGTTATTTGCTGGCCCAATCCATTCAGGATGCCATGAACAAGTTGTACGGAACGGAGCACAGGGTCGTATGGGGCAAGCCCTTTTATTTATTGAATTACGTGAAACAACCTGCCGTTATCGTCGAAACCGGATTTTTGAGCAATACGACAGATCGAGTCAGAATGAGTGATCCCGCTGAGCAAAAACGAATCGCCCAGTCCATTGCCAATGGCATTATTTATTATCTGTCGGTAGTGTAG
- a CDS encoding YqzE family protein, translating into MAKSDELVKYITQRVVHYIDTPKDERKGRTKRKEPWAMKWFGMIPFAVSLWVGKKEKEFDTQSHKRSSSGKG; encoded by the coding sequence ATGGCCAAAAGTGATGAGTTGGTAAAATACATTACGCAGCGTGTTGTTCATTATATCGATACACCGAAGGATGAGCGGAAAGGTCGCACCAAAAGGAAAGAGCCGTGGGCGATGAAGTGGTTTGGTATGATCCCTTTTGCTGTATCTCTGTGGGTGGGAAAAAAGGAAAAAGAATTCGATACACAGTCTCATAAACGAAGTTCTTCGGGTAAAGGGTGA
- a CDS encoding YqhG family protein, producing the protein MTMSPHEVQAYVLTYLEALDCQIMERSPAHVTVKLSPEADKALTNRPYYWGFVERTGAPAETMSFTFIFDPDRYQQAIEAAEAKAAQASPPVVPNPAETNGITNGSPQGEPPKETILGRYFGITPSLPQLGPGRILREEVVYGSRRLQQIFGAAREGGAFVNLFEQAAKRQLRATAPAVYEPWLGVCFKVEFACDLKREELHFLGISLRSGEIIEKFGTKLNRRDLSPRLAENMHVQTAKVSIFDAGAALESHLTNRLLELDYSWAEKAQERLDLELDVLDTYYEAVLREDTPEVESPSKITSDTENVHSNRTPPVPLKKVLDITNAKPIGADVELAAEAAVPIDFETDAEEEKAKQAVIDREAMKLQYETRRTEMIWQYEPKVKVTAISSGMFHLR; encoded by the coding sequence ATGACCATGTCTCCCCATGAAGTGCAGGCATATGTTCTCACCTATCTGGAAGCACTCGATTGTCAGATCATGGAACGTTCCCCTGCCCATGTTACAGTCAAACTCTCGCCTGAGGCGGACAAAGCGTTGACCAATCGTCCCTATTATTGGGGATTCGTGGAACGAACCGGAGCACCCGCTGAGACGATGTCCTTTACATTTATATTTGATCCTGACAGGTATCAGCAGGCCATTGAAGCAGCAGAAGCCAAAGCTGCGCAAGCATCACCTCCTGTTGTGCCTAACCCTGCTGAAACGAATGGCATAACCAACGGCAGTCCTCAAGGCGAGCCACCAAAAGAAACTATTCTAGGCCGTTACTTCGGTATTACGCCATCACTGCCACAGCTGGGGCCAGGACGAATATTACGTGAAGAAGTGGTGTACGGCAGTCGCAGACTCCAGCAGATTTTCGGCGCTGCCCGTGAAGGCGGTGCCTTCGTGAACCTGTTCGAACAGGCTGCCAAACGGCAATTGCGGGCTACAGCGCCAGCCGTATATGAGCCTTGGCTTGGTGTGTGTTTCAAGGTGGAATTCGCCTGTGATTTGAAACGGGAGGAATTGCATTTTCTCGGCATCTCCCTTCGCTCGGGTGAAATTATAGAAAAATTCGGCACCAAGCTGAACCGACGTGATCTCAGTCCGAGACTTGCGGAGAACATGCATGTGCAGACAGCTAAAGTTTCGATTTTTGACGCCGGAGCTGCTCTGGAATCTCATTTGACGAACCGCTTGCTGGAACTCGATTATAGCTGGGCCGAGAAAGCCCAAGAGCGGCTTGATCTGGAGCTGGACGTGTTGGACACCTACTATGAAGCGGTACTCCGAGAAGATACGCCTGAGGTAGAATCACCAAGTAAGATAACCTCAGACACGGAGAATGTCCATTCTAACCGCACGCCACCTGTACCACTGAAAAAAGTTCTGGATATCACTAACGCTAAACCCATTGGAGCAGATGTAGAACTGGCGGCAGAAGCCGCAGTACCGATCGACTTCGAGACAGATGCCGAAGAAGAAAAAGCAAAACAGGCGGTAATCGATCGTGAAGCTATGAAATTGCAGTATGAGACACGCCGTACCGAGATGATCTGGCAATATGAACCCAAAGTGAAAGTGACTGCCATTAGCAGCGGCATGTTTCACTTAAGATAG
- a CDS encoding SNF2-related protein, which produces MNRKNPHHTNQPVAELPVPLEFDRSWISQLESRLDKGGPWGDYRLFQLGIQAEETNLIPNFDEIQCLKHLQGLTPLPHQMDTARRVLFEMSGRAILADEVGLGKTIEAGLILKEYMVRGLVSKVLILVPASLVLQWVRELNSKFGIPAIAQKKAYSWQNEVVVASMDTAKRDPHKDMLLNTDYDMIIIDEAHKLKNKKTTNYQFMLKLRKKYCLLLTATPVQNDMSELFNLINLLKPGQLGRQGDFAANFVVDKRVPKNQEQLKNELSKVMIRNRRGEGPVQFTKRNVSNVNLQLSPEEQALYDGVTSFVKDQYQEAGGNLSSMLSLVTLQREVCSSRDAVFVTLVNLSKKLPLDSPLRDKIWELVAHIKAIKENTKAEKTMELIRNMNEKVIIFTEYRATQEYLLNYFRNNGLTAVPYRGGMNRGKKDWMMDLFRGRVQAMIATEAGGEGINLQFCHHMINFDLPWNPMRVEQRIGRVHRLGQQNDVNIFNLSTTGTIEEHILSLLHEKINMFEMVIGGLDVILERLEKKESIEKSLYKIILESQTDEDIRSKMDSLGQSLNSIQREVADEGPAVSGLLDLRKGGS; this is translated from the coding sequence ATGAACCGGAAAAACCCGCACCACACGAATCAACCTGTAGCCGAACTGCCCGTTCCGTTAGAATTTGATCGGAGCTGGATCAGTCAGTTGGAATCACGACTGGATAAAGGAGGTCCTTGGGGGGATTATCGACTCTTTCAACTGGGCATTCAAGCCGAAGAAACCAATCTGATTCCCAATTTTGACGAGATCCAGTGTTTGAAGCATCTACAAGGCCTTACTCCACTTCCTCACCAGATGGACACTGCACGCAGAGTATTATTTGAAATGTCAGGCCGGGCCATTCTCGCCGATGAGGTGGGTCTTGGCAAAACCATTGAAGCCGGTCTCATTCTGAAAGAATATATGGTTCGAGGTCTCGTATCCAAGGTACTCATTCTCGTGCCAGCGTCTCTTGTGCTGCAATGGGTACGGGAGTTGAATTCGAAATTTGGCATCCCTGCTATTGCCCAGAAAAAGGCCTATTCCTGGCAGAATGAAGTGGTTGTTGCTTCCATGGATACAGCCAAACGGGACCCGCACAAAGATATGCTGCTGAATACCGATTACGACATGATTATTATTGACGAGGCTCATAAGCTCAAAAACAAGAAAACAACCAACTATCAATTCATGCTGAAATTGCGCAAAAAGTATTGTCTGCTGCTCACAGCTACACCTGTGCAGAACGATATGAGTGAATTGTTCAATCTGATCAACCTGTTGAAGCCCGGTCAACTGGGTCGTCAGGGTGACTTTGCGGCCAACTTTGTTGTAGACAAACGGGTTCCGAAAAATCAGGAACAGCTTAAGAACGAGTTATCCAAAGTCATGATTCGTAACCGCCGCGGCGAAGGCCCCGTCCAATTTACCAAACGGAACGTCTCCAACGTGAATCTGCAATTATCGCCCGAAGAACAAGCACTTTATGATGGTGTGACTTCCTTTGTCAAAGACCAGTACCAGGAAGCTGGCGGCAATCTGAGCAGCATGCTCTCCCTTGTTACATTGCAGCGTGAGGTGTGCAGCAGTCGGGATGCTGTATTCGTGACGCTGGTTAATCTGTCGAAGAAACTTCCGCTGGACTCTCCCCTTCGGGACAAGATTTGGGAACTCGTTGCCCATATTAAAGCGATCAAGGAAAATACCAAAGCCGAGAAAACAATGGAACTGATTCGGAACATGAATGAAAAAGTAATTATCTTCACCGAATACCGGGCCACGCAGGAGTATCTGCTAAACTATTTCCGCAACAACGGGCTTACGGCTGTACCTTATCGGGGTGGCATGAATCGTGGCAAAAAAGACTGGATGATGGATCTCTTCCGCGGGCGTGTGCAGGCCATGATTGCAACCGAAGCAGGTGGTGAAGGCATCAATTTGCAATTTTGCCATCATATGATCAACTTTGATCTGCCTTGGAACCCTATGCGGGTAGAGCAGCGGATCGGCCGGGTACACCGGCTTGGGCAGCAAAATGACGTGAACATCTTCAATTTATCTACGACTGGAACCATTGAGGAACATATTCTGAGTCTGCTGCATGAGAAGATCAATATGTTTGAAATGGTGATCGGCGGGCTGGATGTCATTCTCGAACGGCTGGAGAAGAAGGAGTCTATTGAGAAAAGTTTGTACAAAATCATATTGGAATCACAAACTGATGAAGATATTCGCAGTAAAATGGACTCACTTGGACAATCGCTGAACTCCATTCAACGTGAGGTTGCCGATGAAGGCCCTGCCGTATCCGGGTTGTTAGATCTTCGCAAAGGAGGAAGCTAA